TAACTTCATCTAAACTTCGGTTGTCACTGATGCAAAATTGTTGCACTTCGGGCCAGTCAAATTCAGGGTCACTGTACGCGCCAGGATAGGTGCGAGAGTCAACGCTAATTTGCGATACACCGATATCAAGTATTTCTCGGCGTAACGCGGCTGATTCACGGGTACTCAAGATCAAACCAGTGTATGGCACGGCAAGGCGCAGGATGGCAACTATTCGTTTGAAGGTCATATGGTCAATGGGGCATGGGGGATTGTACGCCATTTTTGTATTGAGATCTGGTTCGAGTCGTGGAGAAGAGATTGTGTGCGGGCCTACAGAGTATGCTTTTTCCAATTCTTAAACATGGCAAAGTAACTTTAATATCATGAGGTTATAGGCGCATAGCTCGAATAATGTGCCCATTTCTACATATTGATTCCTGCTTTCATAGCTTTGTGTAGTGCGGTCTGTAAAATGTGTATTCAGAAGCATTTCAGGGTGAAAGCAGGGGAATGGTACGTAAAATATGAAAAACCTCTGAACATCGCTGCTCAGAGGTTTTGTTTATAGAATCAGATCGATCGGGTTCGAGTCTGTTCCGAGAAGACAGAATGTTGTACGGATGCCGGACTACGTCAAACGTAACAGGATACGGGCCTGATGCATTTTGATTGATATGCAGTTCTCAGCGACATTCTGTTTAACATGAAGCTATTGCTGGATTTCTCGTATAACAACTTCAAGTTTTTGTGAAAGTGCGGCAAGTGCGGTAACAGCATCCGCTGCTGCGGTCATGCCTTGTGCTGCTTCTTGAGTGAGGGTGTTTACCTCATCAGATGCGCGCGCAATTTGTTCTGATGCAGCGGATTGTTCTTCTGACGCGGTCGCGATGGAACGAACTCTATCTGCTGTTTGCGTACCTGCTTCAACAATTTGCTCAAGTGCAGTGCCCGCGCTCATTGTAAGTTCAGTGTTTTGCCCAATACGTGTTGCTACGTTTTCCATTTGAGTCAGTGTCGATTTGGAGCTCTGTTGAATTCCATTCACTACGCTTTCAACTTCGTTTGTTGCCTGCATGGTTTTTTCTGCAAGCTTACGAACTTCGTCTGCTACTACTGCAAATCCACGTCCGGCGTCGCCAGCGCGTGCAGCTTCAATGGCAGCGTTGAGTGCAAGAAGGTTTGTTTGGTCAGCAATGTCGTTAATGACGTTGATTATGCTGCCAATCGAATCGGCTTGAGTGCCGAGTTCTGTGATGGTGCCTCGCATGTCTTCAGCATATTGCTGTACTTCTTCAGTAGACTGCACAACGTTTTTGACGATGCCTGCACCGTCGGAAGCTGTTCTTTGTGCAATATCAGCATCTTCAGCTGCGCGAGCTGCATTGCGTGCAACTTCCAGCGTGGTGGCATTCATCTGCTCTACAGCAGTTGCTGTTTCACCGATACGCTCGCTCTGAATAGAAGCACCTTGTGTGGTCTGGTTGATCTGTATTTCTAACTGACCTGCTTCTTCGGCAACCTGTTCAGCAATAGATGTAGCTTCCAGAGCTGCGCGGCTGATGCGTTCATTTTGCTCTTCAATAACTTTTCGCTGGTTATTCAGTTCGGTGAGGTTGTACCAGAATGATACTGAGCCGATGATGTTTTTATCTAGATCGTAAACAGGAGTTGTGGTGACATCGATGAAGAGAGTTCGTCCGGAGGTGAGGTGGCGTTCGCAAGTGACATGAAGTTGTTTGCGTTCTTTAATCGCTTTATCGGAGAGAGTTTCCTTGTTCTTGTCATCCCAGTATAATTCACCAGAGCTGACGCCTTTGTAGCTTTCTGGGGTACCCTTTTTTTCCAGCAGACTACAGAGCTGCTGGTTCGCCCAGAGCATTTTGAAGTCTGAGCCGACGATACCACATGGAGTAGGGATGGCGTTCAGAACTCCTTCTGCAAAGCCGAGTTTGTCTTTGAGCTCAAGAACCATGCGGTTGATGGCTTCGTGGAGAACGCTCATTTCGCCAGAGAAAGTACTGTTTGTTTTTGCATTCAGATCACCACCTGCCACTTTGTTGGCAAAAATAGTCAACTCAGTAAGGGGATTGTTTATGGCGCGGAACACAATGAAAGCAATCAACCCACCGAGCAGAATCGCAACAGCACAGGCAAACTTAATCAAGTTTTCAGAATTGTTGAGCAGAGCTAACGATTCCTGACTCTCTTTAATTAGTATGTTGTGGCTGAATTCACCGAGTTGGTTCAGTGCCTTCTCCATTTCATGTATTGGCTGTTTGTAGGGCTTCATCAGCTTGTTGGCTTCAACCGGATCGATATTTGAGTTGATAGCCTGTTGTGTAATTTTCTGGACACCCGTTAGGTAGTGTGAATACGCAGAAGAAAACGTCTTGATTGCATTACGTTCCAGACTTGTGAGCTCAACAACCCCGGATTCCAGTTCTTCAATGGTGGCAATTTGCTTGTGTGTAATGGCACTTACATTTTCCAGTTTACGAAGATACCCTTGTTGTTTCTGCCTGTTTCCAATGTTAAGAAAAATGTCTTTTTCATAGCGGCGATGGAGCAACAGAGAATTTTTGATTTCCAAAGCCTGTTCTCTAAGCGCTACATCATAAAAAACCAGTTCTTTAATTTGTTCTGTGGAATCTAATGCGGATTTATATCCGATTATTCCAATCAGCAGCGACAACCCGATAGCCGTGCTGAACCCCAATAATAAAAGTTTCTTAATAGACATGAAATTACCCCAAAGAATTTCATCCGTTGCTGTAGGAAACAAAGGACTGTGTCGTTTGTCTATTTATTAAGTAGACAATAGGAGCGAAAATAAAACGGAGAATAGCTCCGCAAGTATTGGGTCGTTCCTTCTTTTAAGAACTATATTATTCCCGATATATAGTACCTCGATAAAGAAAAAAATAATCCAATATTTAGCATGTCCGCCGTTTTGACTTTCGCGTTGCAAGATGTGACAGCTCACAATAGAAGGCTGTTTCACTTAAAAACGATCGGCAATAGTCAGTAAAAGTTTATTTTATTGCAGCACTACTGTTAATTCATGCGGTGATTTTATCTTGCATGAATAACTGATGTTGCTAAAGCACGATGATGTACTAGTCCCATTTCAGATACAGCAGTAAATATTCTTTCCCTTGTAACTGTTTGATTTAATAATGTTGTTGCATTAACATTGCAATAAAAAAGCTTATCCCTTCAAAAAATAGGAATAAGCTTATATAAAGATGTGAGTGCTTACACTCGGTGTTGTATTGCTTATGCTCTGTTAAAAACATCGTCCATTTCAAGAGGCTGAGTTTTATCAGAATCGTCTATTTCTTCAGGGTCTCTTAGTGCAAGTGTTTCTGTCCACTTTTGTGCAATGGCTAGGAATTCTGTAAATATCAATTCAAATTTTTGCAGGGTGAGATCTTCTATTTCAACGTGTTTCAGCAACGCAATGTTTCCTTCTTCTCGTAAAAGAACAAATCTGGCACCTGCTAATTGATTGCGAAACGCGTTAATTTCCAAAAGATCGGCATAAATTTCGGGATTGTCAGGCGAAACAATCGTTACGAGTTGCAACGACCCATTTGCTTCATCTATATCGAGGCGAACTGATAAGTTGCCTTTGATCGTGATGCGGCTGTAACCACTTTCATCAAAAGTGAGTGGCCCATGATCGATATTTTCTGCAAATTCAGTGAGAAGATTTCGGAGCGTGTTTTTATATTCCATGATCGTTCCTTATCGTCATATGCCGTAACCACTTTTCTTTGAGCAAAATAGATAACATTGGATGAAATCTGTTGAATGAAAATCTCTTATGAATTTTCGATACACTGGCAGTTATTGATTGGTTCTTTGAGTAGCCTACCATAGGAGCAAAACTGCCAAGTGTTTGTTAAGTGTAACATGAGGTTGAGAAAAAACTATACTGACAGAACACAGTTATCAGTCTGCTAATTCAGGTCATAATCAGAGCCTCATCAAGATAGGTCCATTAAGAAAAAGTTTTTTAAGTTTTTCCGTTGACAGCAGGCTGTGTTTTCCATAGATACACATCTCACAACTTGTTGGGCTATCGTTCAATTGGCAGGACGACGGGTTCTGATTCCGTTAATCAAGGTTCAAGTCCTTGTGGCCCAACCATTTTTTTTTAAAATAGCAACTGGCCAAGTTGCTAGGTGATAATCAAATCATACTTAGGTTTATATCTAGTTCGATTTGAATTATCATTTGCGGTTATGCCGTATGTTTTAGAAAAAAATGCAAGTTTTCAAGCGTCCCCATCGTCTAGCCTGGCCCAGGACACCTGCCTTTCACGCAGGCGACAGGGGTTCAAATCCCCTTGGGGACGCCAAGCAATTTAAGCTCTTACATGAAAATGTAAGAGCTTTTTTTGTTATATTCCCCTGAGATATGTGATTTTGCTACAAACTTTCGGACACTCATATTCATCTCTTCTTTGATTCAGGATAACGGATTAACTAGGTCTCCATAAGTTTGTAGCAGGATCATGTTGAAGAAATAGAAACCTGTAATGAGTTGAGCATGCCTTTTACCCTTTCCCGTACCTGACGCAAGTCTTCATCATTCGGGCGTCCTTCGATATTTCCAAGCCGACCGCTAATATTCAATTGATGCATTTTTTTAGGAATAAACGCTCCTACAATACTCCATTCGTCGACGATGGTAATACCTAAGTGATCGAAGAGCTGCCCCATATATTTGATTGCTGGGATCGCTTCGGCCTCACCAGTATGCGGTCCGGCGTAAGTACAATACACGCAGACAAACTTTCCGGGAGTTCTTGGCGATCCCGGAAGAATTAAATCATTTTTGCGGATGTAATCCATTTGTCTTTTCATCCAGTCCAGCATGGCTTTTCCCGGCAGCCAAGTATACACACCGGAACCGATAAAGATAAAGTCATACGCGAGCAGGTCGATAATATCTTCCTGCTTTTTAACATTAACTGTTGTAACTATATGCTCACCCATCAGTGCTGTTTTTTCAATTTCACGGGCAATCTTTTCAGTCTGCCCGTTCAACGATGCGTACAGATTAAGAATATTCATTTAGAATCTTTTACTTACTTTTTAAATTTGATCAGATAGTTAAAACCGAGATCCAGATATGCGGTCTCATGAAACTCCAAAGGCAGTACAAAGGACTTAATATCTTCTGATGAAATACGCATATGCAGCGGAGGTCCGAAATCAGCCTTCTCTTTTTTGCATTCAAGAATAGCAACCTGCCCTGAAGTTTTAAGTATGCGCTGAACTTCCTTAAAGAGTGCTGTTCCGTACGCCTGTAAATCCATACAATGCAGAGAGGTGCTCATGAAGCATGTATCCACGCTTTCGTCCTCAAAAGGCAGCACGTCAGACATCTCTCCATGGATTGTACGGATATTGGATACGCTATTTTCAGCAGTCTGCTTCGCAACTTCTTTGAGCATATTTATGTTGCTATCCAGCGCATACACAGTTCCCTTGCTTCCAACAGCTCCTGCAGCATGAAGCGAGTAATCTCCCGGGCCGCAACCCATATCAAGGAATACGTCACCATTTTCTAGTCCCAGCGCCTCAAAAACAAGGTCTGAGTCATGCATTTTGTAGCTCGTTGGACCGCGTTTGCGTGCTCCACGGCCTCCTGTACAAGGCAACGCTGTCTTACAATTCGTATTCATCTGTGCTCTCCAACCGTTAGACATTATGGAAAAATGAATCAATTTTGATTCTACATTTCCCTTAGCTTTTTAGTTAAGAAGCTTAACCATTATCGTAAATAAATAAGGGCAATCTGTCACGAATACCCCTTGTAACGTTGTATTATTCTGGACAAACTTTTATTTGAGTCTGCTGAAAATTTCGGACATGCGTTCATCTACCACAGTTTCAACAACAGCAAGAATTGCGGACGCGGAAGCAATCTGCGGATCAGAAAATTCATCCAGTCTGCCCAGTAGGTTATGCATGTGTCGTTCGTGGAATTCCTGATGGATATTGAAAGCTTCCCAACCGGAATCAGTTAGAAAAGCAAGAAATTCCTTATTGTTATCCAGAGCACGGTCTTTACGTACCAACTTCTTTTTCTCAAGTTTGCTTACCATTTGAGAAACAGCACTTTTAGAAACACCCATAACCGAAGCAATTGATTTAAGATTGGTTCCCTCGTTTAATCCGATGGCCTGCAAGCAATGAACCTCACTGGATGTGAGTTCAACCCCTTCGCTTATGGGAATAGGCTGCTCTTCAATACGCAGGTGTTTGTTGATTATCCGTATAAGTCTTCCAGTCATATATTTGAT
This sequence is a window from Halodesulfovibrio sp. MK-HDV. Protein-coding genes within it:
- a CDS encoding MarR family winged helix-turn-helix transcriptional regulator is translated as MNNKEETIKYMTGRLIRIINKHLRIEEQPIPISEGVELTSSEVHCLQAIGLNEGTNLKSIASVMGVSKSAVSQMVSKLEKKKLVRKDRALDNNKEFLAFLTDSGWEAFNIHQEFHERHMHNLLGRLDEFSDPQIASASAILAVVETVVDERMSEIFSRLK
- a CDS encoding type III secretion system chaperone, yielding MEYKNTLRNLLTEFAENIDHGPLTFDESGYSRITIKGNLSVRLDIDEANGSLQLVTIVSPDNPEIYADLLEINAFRNQLAGARFVLLREEGNIALLKHVEIEDLTLQKFELIFTEFLAIAQKWTETLALRDPEEIDDSDKTQPLEMDDVFNRA
- a CDS encoding methyl-accepting chemotaxis protein: MSIKKLLLLGFSTAIGLSLLIGIIGYKSALDSTEQIKELVFYDVALREQALEIKNSLLLHRRYEKDIFLNIGNRQKQQGYLRKLENVSAITHKQIATIEELESGVVELTSLERNAIKTFSSAYSHYLTGVQKITQQAINSNIDPVEANKLMKPYKQPIHEMEKALNQLGEFSHNILIKESQESLALLNNSENLIKFACAVAILLGGLIAFIVFRAINNPLTELTIFANKVAGGDLNAKTNSTFSGEMSVLHEAINRMVLELKDKLGFAEGVLNAIPTPCGIVGSDFKMLWANQQLCSLLEKKGTPESYKGVSSGELYWDDKNKETLSDKAIKERKQLHVTCERHLTSGRTLFIDVTTTPVYDLDKNIIGSVSFWYNLTELNNQRKVIEEQNERISRAALEATSIAEQVAEEAGQLEIQINQTTQGASIQSERIGETATAVEQMNATTLEVARNAARAAEDADIAQRTASDGAGIVKNVVQSTEEVQQYAEDMRGTITELGTQADSIGSIINVINDIADQTNLLALNAAIEAARAGDAGRGFAVVADEVRKLAEKTMQATNEVESVVNGIQQSSKSTLTQMENVATRIGQNTELTMSAGTALEQIVEAGTQTADRVRSIATASEEQSAASEQIARASDEVNTLTQEAAQGMTAAADAVTALAALSQKLEVVIREIQQ
- a CDS encoding class I SAM-dependent methyltransferase; this translates as MNTNCKTALPCTGGRGARKRGPTSYKMHDSDLVFEALGLENGDVFLDMGCGPGDYSLHAAGAVGSKGTVYALDSNINMLKEVAKQTAENSVSNIRTIHGEMSDVLPFEDESVDTCFMSTSLHCMDLQAYGTALFKEVQRILKTSGQVAILECKKEKADFGPPLHMRISSEDIKSFVLPLEFHETAYLDLGFNYLIKFKK
- a CDS encoding flavodoxin domain-containing protein; protein product: MNILNLYASLNGQTEKIAREIEKTALMGEHIVTTVNVKKQEDIIDLLAYDFIFIGSGVYTWLPGKAMLDWMKRQMDYIRKNDLILPGSPRTPGKFVCVYCTYAGPHTGEAEAIPAIKYMGQLFDHLGITIVDEWSIVGAFIPKKMHQLNISGRLGNIEGRPNDEDLRQVRERVKGMLNSLQVSISST